A single Drosophila miranda strain MSH22 chromosome XR, D.miranda_PacBio2.1, whole genome shotgun sequence DNA region contains:
- the LOC108153141 gene encoding mucin-5AC isoform X1 yields MTGHLRGLRCSPNRVNPRSAIRSPSTRNGTDMDTVYGTKKYFQSLSGVSDIYRAQTTCRQMSTDYTYQNTLGRRSQLGAYYHMNKQPSYTNDHSINSQYGYNTWGIWRDGRNIAPSTFSAKTQTQYPKNRSFSIILTTAAFIVLLAVISIAGLAFYFSSIKATLEDPIMGFEGSFRIAKGDLYSTGLKYNHTTTYKQKIDFYKRFVERSLTDNGLQPLRTDVWGFGDGPLIKVSFRLFLDVRKLPQNILSVEEYIKESLFLETAATKSLYRSLRLDTESVEIKRIMDEQVVRSAAILKEAQTVPTSQTQLEKRLMKKGTPAPAVHPKPPGNNNSNTTPKPRNPLVRNHSADEEPEIDVENAPVIQGSFEGSFEITKTDADIARKKIPPTRAYQSSSSLPPKSIAVTPYSLRVKPKKPGIEKLTTIVPQQQQPSLPPATTTRATTKTTRRPATTSTKRTTSTSTSTSTTTSTSTTTTSTTTTTPKPTTTTTVAASTTTKAPAPSTTLASTTTFTYPAVTETAPTPTHGSVNLPKLDANLFTTYPILDTQPWRPMHREVPELMPGPPPAFPTKTLPMAGGTTPTVNHIPQRRIDELELPFIGDNPTPPTAAVAPVTIDDPYGPMSIAGFLNQGVRMTETKHEMPGAGQEQPEQDMLFYHNFGSPIFMPGTENIERLGGALVEPHPLPVPLIDDVIIPPFKPIDPTLGTGDKLPFNIDASNERFEHLGGGVIAKKQEKPEKQEKLETSTRQAPVEVTTHKINHTTSPPPPVRFVVSSSPRPTSAPALPSLKPTDNSVLADTIGEFFMELLNLPKEGNGNATTRSTTPKPEPETEQEQEQDPAIDVLESRIEPDETETPKPHTGNPSKPNFMNLKEHILQRNTPSLILSNDTLASTTSATTTTSSTTTEEPRTASSISNRNRIRTTSERPTMMDDSNLFPSHSKWEFVNSSSAQNYGHNANMRKIFNKTLQAWVSEDIDKSENLTLNDIKTRINNASNIQDISLIFDTLASKLGITPSVPNKFPPFSQNKLKHPPKEESRVRPVLISTTTELPVQESSVKSYLDQREREPFIKPMSSFMDDGSSEMLGAAIPVVGEAEVEVVDPLKYEELLKISQFVEPTSTTEASVHRLVTLLPVRSNSGIRTYKPPTEDFEAQRSSQSGPSAVSSQGKGSGGGAANIRRKINLNQSRRFGQPPAEAVVKGGIKVTVKK; encoded by the exons ATGACTGGTCACCTGAGAGGTCTTCGCTGTTCCCCTAACAGAGTG AACCCCCGATCAGCGATTAGATCACCTTCAACGCGTAACGGCACAGACATGGACACGGTCTATGGGACAAAGAAATACTTCCAGAGTCTATCGGGTGTGAGTGATATATACAGAGCGCAGACGACATGTCGGCAAATG AGCACGGACTACACTTACCAGAACACTCTGGGGCGCAGATCCCAGCTGGGGGCCTACTACCATATGAACAAGCAGCCCTCGTACACGAACGATCATAGCATCAACAGCCAGTACGGGTACAATACGTGGGGCATCTGGCGCGATGGCCGGAACATTGCCCCGTCCACGTTCTCGGCCAAGACGCAGACGCAGTATCCAAAGAATCGCTCCTTCTCCATTATCCTGACCACGGCCGCTTTTATAGTCCTCCTGGCGGTGATCTCCATTGCGGGTCTTGCTTTCTACTTCAGCTCCATCAAGGCCACCCTTGAAGATC CAATCATGGGCTTTGAGGGCTCCTTCCGCATTGCCAAGGGGGATCTGTACTCGACGGGCCTCAAGTACAACCACACCACGACCTACAAGCAGAAGATTGACTTTTACAAGCGCTTTGTGGAGCGATCCCTCACGGACAATGGCCTGCAGCCGCTGCGCACCGATGTCTGGGGATTCGGCGATGGTCCTCTGATCAAGGTCTCTTTCCGCCTGTTCCTCGACGTTCGCAAACTTCCGCA GAATATACTGAGCGTGGAGGAGTACATCAAGGAGTCTCTGTTCCTGGAGACAGCGGCCACCAAGTCACTCTATCGCTCGCTCCGCCTGGACACGGAGTCTGTGGAGATCAAGCGGATCATGGACGAGCAAGTAGTGCGATCAGCGGCAATCTTAAAGGAGGCT CAAACGGTGCCCACTAGTCAGACCCAGCTGGAGAAACGGCTCATGAAGAAGGGAACGCCTGCCCCGGCGGTGCACCCAAAGCCACcgggcaacaacaacagcaacaccacTCCCAAGCCCCGGAACCCGCTCGTTCGCAACCACTCCGCCGACGAGGAGCCGGAAATCGATGTTGAGAATGCGCCCGTCATTCAGGGCTCCTTCGAGGGATCCTTCGAGATAACCAAAACGGATGCGGACATTGCCCGCAAGAAGATCCCCCCCACCCGGGCCtaccagagcagcagcagtctgCCTCCTAAATCGATAGCGGTGACGCCCTACTCCCTGCGGGTAAAGCCCAAGAAGCCAGGCATTGAGAAGCTCACGACGATTgtgccccagcagcagcagccttcCCTGCCCCCTGCCACCACTACCAGAGCCACCACCAAGACGACTAGGaggccagcaacaacaagcaCAAAGAGAACCACTAGCACTAGTACCAGCACCAGCACTACCACTAGCACCAGCACAACGACAACAagtacaacaacaacgacaccCAAgccaacaacgacaacaaccgTTGCTGCAAGTACCACCACCAAAGCCCCAGCACCCAGCACCACTCTGGCCAGCACCACGACATTCACCTATCCCGCTGTGACCGAGACTGCGCCCACACCCACGCATGGAAGCGTGAACCTGCCCAAGCTGGATGCGAATCTCTTCACCACGTATCCCATTCTGGACACCCAGCCCTGGCGTCCAATGCACCGTGAGGTGCCGGAGCTAATGCCTGGACCGCCACCCGCTTTTCCGACCAAAACCCTGCCCATGGCAGGTGGAACCACGCCCACTGTCAATCATATACCCCAGAGGCGGATCGATGAGCTGGAGCTGCCGTTTATAGGAGACAATCCCACGCCACCGACAGCCGCTGTGGCGCCAGTGACCATCGATGATCCCTATGGGCCCATGTCCATTGCGGGATTCCTTAACCAGGGAGTACGCATGACCGAGACGAAGCATGAGATGCCAGGTGCAGGCCAGGAGCAGCCGGAGCAGGATATGCTCTTCTACCACAACTTTGGCAGTCCGATCTTCATGCCAGGCACTGAGAACATAGAGCGCCTGGGCGGAGCTCTGGTCGAGCCGCATCCCCTGCCGGTGCCCCTGATCGATGATGTCATTATACCACCATTCAAGCCGATCGATCCGACGCTTGGAACTGGGGACAAGCTGCCTTTCAACATCGATGCCAGCAACGAGAGGTTCGAGCACTTGGGTGGCGGTGTCATAGCCAAGAAGCAAGAAAAGCCGGAGAAGCAGGAGAAGCTGGAAACCTCCACAAGGCAGGCCCCCGTTGAGGTCACCACCCACAAGATCAACCACACTACCAGCCCTCCTCCTCCAGTGAGGTTCGTGGTTAGCAGCTCACCCAGACCCACGAGCGCGCCAGCTCTGCCCTCCCTGAAGCCGACGGACAATTCAGTGCTGGCCGACACCATTGGGGAGTTTTTCATGGAGCTGCTGAATCTACCAAAGGAGGGAAATGGAAATGCTACCACCAGGAGCACCACACCGAAGCCAGAGCCTGAAacggagcaggagcaggagcaggacccTGCGATCGATGTTTTAGAGTCACGGATAGAGCCCGATGAAACCGAGACGCCGAAGCCGCACACTGGCAATCCGTCCAAGCCGAACTTTATGAATCTAAAGGAGCACATCCTGCAGCGCAATACCCCGTCCCTGATTCTGTCAAACGACACCCTGGCAAGCACAACAAGCGCCACTACGACCACATCCAGCACAACCACGGAGGAGCCAAGAACCGCCAGCAGCATTTCGAACAGAAACCGCATCCGAACGACCAGCGAGCGACCCACGATGATGGACGATTCCAACCTTTTCCCCTCGCATTCCAAGTGGGAGTTCGTCAACAGCTCGTCCGCGCAGAACTACGGACACAATGCGAATATGCGGAAGATCTTCAACAAGACGCTGCAGGCCTGGGTATCGGAGGACATTGACAAGTCGGAGAACCTGACGCTGAACGACATCAAGACGCGCATCAACAATGCCAGCAACATACAGGACATTTCGCTGATCTTTGACACGCTGGCCTCCAAGCTGGGCATCACCCCGAGTGTACCCAACAAATTTCCCCCGTTTTCCCAGAACAAACTCAAGCATCCACCCAAGGAGGAGTCAAGAGTGAGGCCAGTCCTGATTTCAACGACCACGGAACTGCCAGTCCAAGAATCGAGCGTGAAAAGCTATTTAGAccagcgggagcgggagccaTTCATTAAGCCAATGTCCAGTTTTATGGACGATGGGTCCTCAGAGATGCTGGGCGCAGCCATTCCAGTGGTCGGCGAGGCGGAGGTGGAAGTGGTGGATCCGCTGAAGTACGAGGAACTGCTGAAGATCTCACAGTTCGTCGAGCCCACATCCACCACGGAGGCGAGCGTGCATCGCTTGGTCACCCTGCTCCCCGTGCGCTCCAATTCGGGCATTCGCACCTACAAGCCCCCCACCGAAGACTTTGAAGCGCAGCGCAGCAGTCAGAGCGGGCCTTCCGCCGTTTCCAGCCAGGGAAAGGGCAGTGGTGGCGGTGCAGCCAACATACGGCGCAAGATCAACCTAAACCAGAGCCGTAGGTTCGGCCAGCCCCCTGCCGAAGCGGTCGTTAAGGGCGGCATCAAGGTCACAGTCAAGAAATGA
- the LOC108153141 gene encoding mucin-5AC isoform X2 yields MDTVYGTKKYFQSLSGVSDIYRAQTTCRQMSTDYTYQNTLGRRSQLGAYYHMNKQPSYTNDHSINSQYGYNTWGIWRDGRNIAPSTFSAKTQTQYPKNRSFSIILTTAAFIVLLAVISIAGLAFYFSSIKATLEDPIMGFEGSFRIAKGDLYSTGLKYNHTTTYKQKIDFYKRFVERSLTDNGLQPLRTDVWGFGDGPLIKVSFRLFLDVRKLPQNILSVEEYIKESLFLETAATKSLYRSLRLDTESVEIKRIMDEQVVRSAAILKEAQTVPTSQTQLEKRLMKKGTPAPAVHPKPPGNNNSNTTPKPRNPLVRNHSADEEPEIDVENAPVIQGSFEGSFEITKTDADIARKKIPPTRAYQSSSSLPPKSIAVTPYSLRVKPKKPGIEKLTTIVPQQQQPSLPPATTTRATTKTTRRPATTSTKRTTSTSTSTSTTTSTSTTTTSTTTTTPKPTTTTTVAASTTTKAPAPSTTLASTTTFTYPAVTETAPTPTHGSVNLPKLDANLFTTYPILDTQPWRPMHREVPELMPGPPPAFPTKTLPMAGGTTPTVNHIPQRRIDELELPFIGDNPTPPTAAVAPVTIDDPYGPMSIAGFLNQGVRMTETKHEMPGAGQEQPEQDMLFYHNFGSPIFMPGTENIERLGGALVEPHPLPVPLIDDVIIPPFKPIDPTLGTGDKLPFNIDASNERFEHLGGGVIAKKQEKPEKQEKLETSTRQAPVEVTTHKINHTTSPPPPVRFVVSSSPRPTSAPALPSLKPTDNSVLADTIGEFFMELLNLPKEGNGNATTRSTTPKPEPETEQEQEQDPAIDVLESRIEPDETETPKPHTGNPSKPNFMNLKEHILQRNTPSLILSNDTLASTTSATTTTSSTTTEEPRTASSISNRNRIRTTSERPTMMDDSNLFPSHSKWEFVNSSSAQNYGHNANMRKIFNKTLQAWVSEDIDKSENLTLNDIKTRINNASNIQDISLIFDTLASKLGITPSVPNKFPPFSQNKLKHPPKEESRVRPVLISTTTELPVQESSVKSYLDQREREPFIKPMSSFMDDGSSEMLGAAIPVVGEAEVEVVDPLKYEELLKISQFVEPTSTTEASVHRLVTLLPVRSNSGIRTYKPPTEDFEAQRSSQSGPSAVSSQGKGSGGGAANIRRKINLNQSRRFGQPPAEAVVKGGIKVTVKK; encoded by the exons ATGGACACGGTCTATGGGACAAAGAAATACTTCCAGAGTCTATCGGGTGTGAGTGATATATACAGAGCGCAGACGACATGTCGGCAAATG AGCACGGACTACACTTACCAGAACACTCTGGGGCGCAGATCCCAGCTGGGGGCCTACTACCATATGAACAAGCAGCCCTCGTACACGAACGATCATAGCATCAACAGCCAGTACGGGTACAATACGTGGGGCATCTGGCGCGATGGCCGGAACATTGCCCCGTCCACGTTCTCGGCCAAGACGCAGACGCAGTATCCAAAGAATCGCTCCTTCTCCATTATCCTGACCACGGCCGCTTTTATAGTCCTCCTGGCGGTGATCTCCATTGCGGGTCTTGCTTTCTACTTCAGCTCCATCAAGGCCACCCTTGAAGATC CAATCATGGGCTTTGAGGGCTCCTTCCGCATTGCCAAGGGGGATCTGTACTCGACGGGCCTCAAGTACAACCACACCACGACCTACAAGCAGAAGATTGACTTTTACAAGCGCTTTGTGGAGCGATCCCTCACGGACAATGGCCTGCAGCCGCTGCGCACCGATGTCTGGGGATTCGGCGATGGTCCTCTGATCAAGGTCTCTTTCCGCCTGTTCCTCGACGTTCGCAAACTTCCGCA GAATATACTGAGCGTGGAGGAGTACATCAAGGAGTCTCTGTTCCTGGAGACAGCGGCCACCAAGTCACTCTATCGCTCGCTCCGCCTGGACACGGAGTCTGTGGAGATCAAGCGGATCATGGACGAGCAAGTAGTGCGATCAGCGGCAATCTTAAAGGAGGCT CAAACGGTGCCCACTAGTCAGACCCAGCTGGAGAAACGGCTCATGAAGAAGGGAACGCCTGCCCCGGCGGTGCACCCAAAGCCACcgggcaacaacaacagcaacaccacTCCCAAGCCCCGGAACCCGCTCGTTCGCAACCACTCCGCCGACGAGGAGCCGGAAATCGATGTTGAGAATGCGCCCGTCATTCAGGGCTCCTTCGAGGGATCCTTCGAGATAACCAAAACGGATGCGGACATTGCCCGCAAGAAGATCCCCCCCACCCGGGCCtaccagagcagcagcagtctgCCTCCTAAATCGATAGCGGTGACGCCCTACTCCCTGCGGGTAAAGCCCAAGAAGCCAGGCATTGAGAAGCTCACGACGATTgtgccccagcagcagcagccttcCCTGCCCCCTGCCACCACTACCAGAGCCACCACCAAGACGACTAGGaggccagcaacaacaagcaCAAAGAGAACCACTAGCACTAGTACCAGCACCAGCACTACCACTAGCACCAGCACAACGACAACAagtacaacaacaacgacaccCAAgccaacaacgacaacaaccgTTGCTGCAAGTACCACCACCAAAGCCCCAGCACCCAGCACCACTCTGGCCAGCACCACGACATTCACCTATCCCGCTGTGACCGAGACTGCGCCCACACCCACGCATGGAAGCGTGAACCTGCCCAAGCTGGATGCGAATCTCTTCACCACGTATCCCATTCTGGACACCCAGCCCTGGCGTCCAATGCACCGTGAGGTGCCGGAGCTAATGCCTGGACCGCCACCCGCTTTTCCGACCAAAACCCTGCCCATGGCAGGTGGAACCACGCCCACTGTCAATCATATACCCCAGAGGCGGATCGATGAGCTGGAGCTGCCGTTTATAGGAGACAATCCCACGCCACCGACAGCCGCTGTGGCGCCAGTGACCATCGATGATCCCTATGGGCCCATGTCCATTGCGGGATTCCTTAACCAGGGAGTACGCATGACCGAGACGAAGCATGAGATGCCAGGTGCAGGCCAGGAGCAGCCGGAGCAGGATATGCTCTTCTACCACAACTTTGGCAGTCCGATCTTCATGCCAGGCACTGAGAACATAGAGCGCCTGGGCGGAGCTCTGGTCGAGCCGCATCCCCTGCCGGTGCCCCTGATCGATGATGTCATTATACCACCATTCAAGCCGATCGATCCGACGCTTGGAACTGGGGACAAGCTGCCTTTCAACATCGATGCCAGCAACGAGAGGTTCGAGCACTTGGGTGGCGGTGTCATAGCCAAGAAGCAAGAAAAGCCGGAGAAGCAGGAGAAGCTGGAAACCTCCACAAGGCAGGCCCCCGTTGAGGTCACCACCCACAAGATCAACCACACTACCAGCCCTCCTCCTCCAGTGAGGTTCGTGGTTAGCAGCTCACCCAGACCCACGAGCGCGCCAGCTCTGCCCTCCCTGAAGCCGACGGACAATTCAGTGCTGGCCGACACCATTGGGGAGTTTTTCATGGAGCTGCTGAATCTACCAAAGGAGGGAAATGGAAATGCTACCACCAGGAGCACCACACCGAAGCCAGAGCCTGAAacggagcaggagcaggagcaggacccTGCGATCGATGTTTTAGAGTCACGGATAGAGCCCGATGAAACCGAGACGCCGAAGCCGCACACTGGCAATCCGTCCAAGCCGAACTTTATGAATCTAAAGGAGCACATCCTGCAGCGCAATACCCCGTCCCTGATTCTGTCAAACGACACCCTGGCAAGCACAACAAGCGCCACTACGACCACATCCAGCACAACCACGGAGGAGCCAAGAACCGCCAGCAGCATTTCGAACAGAAACCGCATCCGAACGACCAGCGAGCGACCCACGATGATGGACGATTCCAACCTTTTCCCCTCGCATTCCAAGTGGGAGTTCGTCAACAGCTCGTCCGCGCAGAACTACGGACACAATGCGAATATGCGGAAGATCTTCAACAAGACGCTGCAGGCCTGGGTATCGGAGGACATTGACAAGTCGGAGAACCTGACGCTGAACGACATCAAGACGCGCATCAACAATGCCAGCAACATACAGGACATTTCGCTGATCTTTGACACGCTGGCCTCCAAGCTGGGCATCACCCCGAGTGTACCCAACAAATTTCCCCCGTTTTCCCAGAACAAACTCAAGCATCCACCCAAGGAGGAGTCAAGAGTGAGGCCAGTCCTGATTTCAACGACCACGGAACTGCCAGTCCAAGAATCGAGCGTGAAAAGCTATTTAGAccagcgggagcgggagccaTTCATTAAGCCAATGTCCAGTTTTATGGACGATGGGTCCTCAGAGATGCTGGGCGCAGCCATTCCAGTGGTCGGCGAGGCGGAGGTGGAAGTGGTGGATCCGCTGAAGTACGAGGAACTGCTGAAGATCTCACAGTTCGTCGAGCCCACATCCACCACGGAGGCGAGCGTGCATCGCTTGGTCACCCTGCTCCCCGTGCGCTCCAATTCGGGCATTCGCACCTACAAGCCCCCCACCGAAGACTTTGAAGCGCAGCGCAGCAGTCAGAGCGGGCCTTCCGCCGTTTCCAGCCAGGGAAAGGGCAGTGGTGGCGGTGCAGCCAACATACGGCGCAAGATCAACCTAAACCAGAGCCGTAGGTTCGGCCAGCCCCCTGCCGAAGCGGTCGTTAAGGGCGGCATCAAGGTCACAGTCAAGAAATGA